The Sorangiineae bacterium MSr11954 DNA segment ACGTTCGCGGCGACGAGCTCCGCCTCTTTCGCGTCGTCGGCAACCTCGTTCAAAACGCGCTGCAATACAGCCCCCACGACGGCGCCGTGCGCCTCACCGTCCACCTCGACGCGGACGCGCCCACCTTCATCCGCGTCGACGTCGAAGACGACGGCGCCGGCGTTCCCCCCGCGCTCCTTCCGCACCTCTTTCGCAAATTCGCCCGCGCCGGCGATGGCACGCCGGGCACGGGGCTGGGGCTCTATTTCTGCCGCATCACCGTCGAGCGCTGGGGCGGCGCCATCGGCTACGAGCCCCGTCCCGAAGGCGGTTCGCGCTTTTGGTTTCGCCTGCCGAAGTGGTCTCCGCGCACGACGTGATTCGTTGCCTAGGCTACGAAGTCGCGAGCCCCGCGGCCAGCTCCTCGACGATGTCGGCGGCGGAGCGAACGGCGCGCACCAGGCCGACGCCCTGGCCCGCATAATGCGCCATCGCCTCCGTTTCGCCGGTGGCGAGCCGCGTCGGTGAGCCGAAGTCGTAGCGGAGCATGTCGGCGCCGCTCGCGCGCTTGCCGATGATTTGGCCTTCGCCCGGGCGATGGGGCGAAAGCGGTCTTCCGGCTTCTTCCCAGGCGCGCACCGTGCTGTTTCGAAGGGTTCGGAGCGGGGCGTTGGGCCAGCCGATGTCGAAGAGCTCCGAGTAGACTGTGTCCTCCTCGGAGGCGGAGACGATGCGCTCTTGGTAGACGGGGTGAATGTCCGCCTCGGTGGAGGCGAGAAAGCGCGTTCCCACCCAGACGCCGGCGGCGCCGAGCGCCAGAGCAGCCCGCACGCCGCGCGCATCGGCGATGCCGCCCGCGGCGAGGACGGGGATGTCGCCGACGGCATCGACCACGCGCGGAACGAGGATGAAGGTGGAGACATTGCTGCGAACGTGTCCGCCTGCCTCGTAGCCTTGTGCGACGATGGCGTCGGCGCCGGCCTTGGCCGCGAGGATGGCTTCGTTCACGGAGCCCACGGTTTGAAGGGCGAGCCCCCCTGCGAGGTGAACGCGCGCGATGTGCTCTTCGGAGACGCCCCAGAAGAACGAGACCACGGGGACACCGCGATCGAGCGCGAGGGCGAGCTTTTCCTCGATGGGGAAGTCGAGCACGAAGTTGACGGCGAACGGCCCTTTGGCCAACGCGCGCGTCGCATCGATGCGCGCGCGGAGATCGTCGGGGGAGTCCCAGGTACAGGCGAGCTGCCCCAGCCCGCCCGCGCGCGTGACGGCGGAGGCGAGCTCCGGGGAGGCCACCCTTCCGATGGGGGCTTGGACGATGGGAAGTCGTATTCCAAAGCGACGGCAGAGTTTTTCGGACGGGCTCATGGCCAAGGTCGTAAGGCCATTCGCAGGGGGCGGCCAGCTAAACCCGCTGCGCCTTCCACCGGCCACCCCGAAACAGAACGGCGGCTACCACGGAGAAGAGCGAAAAGGCGGCGGCGATGGAGACGAAGACGCCTTTGGGGCCCATTCCGAGGTGGTGGGTCAGCACATAGGCCGTTGGGATCTCGAAGAGCCAGAAGCACCCGAGGTTGATGCAGGTGGGCGTCCAGATATCGCCGGCGCCGTTGAAGGCTTGTTCGAGGATGATCCCAAAGGCGTAAAAGAGGAGACCGTAGGTGCCGATGCGAAGGCAATCGGTGCCGTAGCCGATGACATCGAGCTCGCTCGTGAAGAGACGAATGATGGGATCCGTGAATGTCAAAAACACGACGCCGACGGTGCCGAGCAGCAGCATGTTGAAGAAGCTCGTCACCCACACGCTGCGCTCGGCGCGCTCCGGCTTTCGCGCGCCGAGGTTTTGCCCCACCAGGGTGGCGGCGGCGTTGCCCAATCCGACCGACGGGAAAAGCGCAAAGACGATGAGGCGAATACCAATGGTATATCCGGCGACGGCCGCGCTGCCGAAGGTGGTGATGATTCGCACCAATCCAATCCAACTGGCGGTGCTGATCCCCACCTGCAGCGCGCCGCTGGCGCCCAGCCGCAGCAGGTTCGACATGGCCCGCGGGTGCACGCGCACATGCGCGCGGCGAATCCGGATTCGCTCCGAGCCGCGCGCCAGAAGAATGAATTGAAGCAAAATGCCACTACCGCGGCCGATATTCGTCGCGATGGCGGCACCATTCACCCCCAGCTCGGGGAAGGGGCCCCAGCCGAATATGAAACAGGGACATAAAACGATATTGGCCAGATTGGCGAGCCAGAGCACGCGCATGGCCACCGCGGCATCGCCCACGCCGCGAAAGATGGCGTTGATCAAATAAAGAAGAAGGATGGTGACATTGCCGCCCAGCATGATCGACGCGTAGGCGGAGCCGGCGCGCACCACCGCGCCGGAGGCGCCCAGCAGCCCCAGGAGCTCGGGCGCCAGCACGGCGCCGCCCACGCCGAGGACGGCCGCGACCGCGAGGCCGAGCGCAATGGATTGAACGGCGGCCACCGCGGCGCCATCGGGATCTTTCTCGCCAACGCGGCGCGCGACGGTGGCCGCGCTGGCCATGGCGAGGCCCAGCGCTACGGCGTAAAAGAGGATGAGAATGGATTCGGTGATGCCGACCACCGCCACCGCATCGGCGCCGAGCTTGGAGACGAAGAAGATGTCGACCAGCGCGAAGACCGACTCCATGATCATCTCGGCCACCATGGGGACCGCGAGGAGGAACACCGCGCGTCCAATGGAGCCCTCCGTAAAGTCTTGCTCGCTGCCGCGCAGAGCCTCGACAAAGGCGCTCCAGAGCGTTTGTGCGCGCGCGGGCGCGCGGGCCTCGGTGTCCATCATGGTTCGAGCTCTTCGAGCTGGGCGCGGGCGGTTCGCGGTAGGATGACGTTGCGGGTGACGAAGGTGCTGTCGGCGTCGTCGACGGTGACCTCGCTGGCGGTCCTGGCCTGCGCGGGAGAATTCCCCGCGGGAAGACCGGGGGTCCGATCGGCGACGATCAGCCGCGTGTCGGCGTCGCCCTCGAGGACGAGCTCCACCGTCGCGCCCTCCGGACCCGAGCCCTGTACCGTGAGCGCGAGCCAGCCCTCGGCCGTTCGTGCGCGCGCGTCGCGGGTTGGGACGGTCGTCCCTTGGACGGACATCGATGCAATGGATGCGGAGGGCGCAGCGTAGAGCGCCAGCTCGCGCGCCCCGCGGGCCGAGGCGATGTGCAAGGAGACGCGCTGGCGGTGGCCTTCGAGGTGCCGATCGACGATGGTGACGGCGGGCGGCGGAAGGTGCGTTTGCATTTGCGCGGGGGCGTCCGCCACGAAGGCGCGACGGGTGGACCAGGGAAACGGGTTTTCGGCGCGCGGACCAAACGGCGCCGCGCTTCGAATGGCCGATGCGAGCCGATCGTCCGACTCGGGGGCGACCAGCCAGCGTGCGCGCCCCGTGTCGCCGTCCTCGTGCCATGTGACCAGGACCGACTCGGGGGCAGCCGGCGATTCATGCGGAAGCACGGCGGCCACCACGGCCGCCGCCACGCTCGCACCCAGCGCACCGGCGGCGGCGATGCGCGCAGTAGGTTGCGCGAGCCCTGCGGCGAGCATGGCGGCCGGCGCGAGCACGAAGGCGACGCCGCACGCGATGGCCGCGCCCGCGGGGGTGCCCAGCGCGTCGTAGAGGACGAGCAGCACTGGGAACCACGCGAGCCCCGCCGCCAGGACCGGCGCCGCGATCGCCGTCGTGGGCCAGCGGTGAATGGCGCCGCGGGTCGCGAGCGCCACACACGCTGCGGCGGCCGCAGGAAGGGCGAAAAGGTAGCTCGCGCCCGGCAGCGCCACGGAAACCGCGACGGCCAGCGCCGAAGCCCCCATCGCCGCACCCCACCACGAGGACGCGGTTTGCGCGCCCTCGGCGCTCGGCGCACCGTCCTCCGCGGCCCGGAAAAGAGCGCGCGCCGCCACGAAGGGCGAAGCCATCCCCAACACCACCGACCCGACCAAAAACGGCGCCGGGTGCGCATCCCACAGGCGCGGCGCCACCCCGCACATCGCGAGCGCGCCCGCGGCGAGCGGCGCGCCGAGCACGCCGGCTACCCACGCGAGCGCCCCCCGCCCGAGATCGCCTTTGCGCACGCTCCCCTTGCGCAGCGCGAGCCCCGCGCCGAGCGCCGTCGCCAGCGCAACGACGCCCGAGAGCGGCAGCGCCCACCGCTGCGGCCAGGCGATCACGTACGTCCCCAGCACGTCGAAGAACACGGCCGCCGACGCGGGCGGCGCCTCGAGATCCGCCTCGGCGAGCGCGCGCAGCATCGAGAGCCCATTGTCGCCGTGGTGCTGCAAGCTCGCGACGTCGAGGTGGGCGAGATCGTCGAGCGGCGTATGATAGCGGGTCGGCTCCCCGATGATTCCAAAGTTGACGCCGGGTATTCCCTTGGCCGCAAATACCGTTAAATCGGTATCATTGGGGAGGAGCTCGTAAATGGCAGCGAACAGCGAGCTCGTTCGAGGCCGCCGCGCGCGCCGGTACGAATCGGCGAGCCACCCCGAGCCGCCGCGCATCTCGAACAAAAGACTCGCCCCCGACGTCCCGCGCGCCTCGAAGTTGACGACCGCCCCCACGTCGCGCGCGCGCGCGTCGTGATCGACGAACGCCTGCGCGCCGAGCAGACCGTCTTCCTCACCCTCGTCGAAGAGGAACAGCACCGGCCGCCGGGGCGCGGGCCCCACCCGAACCGCCCGCGCGATCTCCAGCATGGCGGCCACACCCGCCCCGTCGTCGGCCGCGCCGGGGGCGGCGTCCTCCGAATCGTAATGGGATGCGAGCATCACCGCTTTACCGGTTTCACGCCCCTCGAGCCGCGCCACCACGTTGCGGACGGTCGCGCACGAGCGAAACTTCCCGCAAACGAAGCGCGCCGTCACCTCCGGCGCATATCCAAGCTGCGTGAGCTCCGCGACGATGGCCTCGCGCACCCGCGCATTGGCCTCGCTCCCCGTGGGGTGCGGCACGCCATTTCCGACGAGCCGCTCGAGCACCGCCCGCGCGCGCATCGCGGAGAAGTCCGCGGCCGGCGCGTCCTCGGCCACCGGCGCCGGAGGCCGCGCCGAGACCCACACCGCGGCCAGCAAGACGCCCAGCGCCAGCGCGACCACCCACGCCCTCGGTCGCGCGGCGGCGCCCATCACGCGTGCTTTTCCACCGCGCCGTTCTCGCGCGCGGGCGAGGGGGCGGTCACCGGCGGTACCTGCGCGAGCTCGTGCGGGCGCGCGTGCTGCGAGAGGATCACCACGTCGGCGTATTGGCCCGGGCCGAGCTTCACGTCGTGGTGAAGGCGCGCCTCCTCCACGAACCCCATCTTCTTGCAGAGCCCGAGGGAGCGCGTGTTTGTGTGCAATACATGCATGTACACCTTTTCGATGAGCGGGTTGTTCTGCACCCACCGCCAGCCCGAGATCCCCAGGGCCGTGCCCAGATCACGGCTGCGCATATCCCGCAAAATCGAGATCCACACGGTGCCGCGGTGCTTCATCCGCTGACGGTAGTCGTTCTCGAACTCGAGCACGGCCACGACCACGCCGTCTTTTTCGGCGACCAGCATCAGCTTGCCGGGGTCGTCGATGAACTTTTGAATCCACGCCTGCTGCTCCTCTTCGGTTCCTTTGAAATCGTCGGGGACCGAGAGGTGGTAGTCGCGCTCCTCGAAGACGTCTTTCATCACGTGGATGATGCCCGCCGCGTCGTCCGGCGCCGCCGTTCGCACGAGGACCGACTCGTTGCTCGAAAGTGTGTAGGTACACGGATCCACTGAGCCCATGGCTTCTCCTCTTGCGCGTCATCCTGCGCGCGTCAGGCGTCGACTAGAAAAATCGGGGTTTGCGAGCCAACACCCGCGGATACGTTGGTGATGGCGCTGGTCGACAAGCGCACCGAGCACCCGTGTGCCCACTCGTCGTTCCAGATGAAGGGGTTGACGTCCGAAATGCGGGTTTGGAAGCGGAGCTCGCCGCTCATGGCGTCCGGATAATCCTCCCACGGGGAGGTCACGCGCTCTTGCACGACATACGGCTCGGCGATGGCGCGTTTCAGCGCGCGGCGGAAGCTCTCCTCGTCGGTCTCCCACCCGAGGACCACGTCCTTTCCGCCATATTGATCGGCGGGCTTCAGCACCAGCCGCTCGCGCGCCTCGGCGATGAACGGGATCAAATCGACGGTGCGATCCTCGAACGACGTCTTGCCCGCGCGGACCCGGCGCGTCCAGGGCACATGGCGCGCGAGCGCTTCCGTCACCTCGGGGTCGAACAGGTGCGCGTGCGCCGGATCGCTCAAGATGGTAAAGACGCTCTTGCTCCCCCGCACGATGGCCGTCGCCGCCGAGTTGATGATCCACGCGCCACCGCTTCGAATGGCGCCCCAGAACGGCGCATCGGCGGGGACGGTTCGCAGAAAGCTCGGCCAATCGGCGATGAGCACCGCGTCGATTGAAAAGTCGCCCGCGCAAAGCCGCCCGGCCTCGACGCGCATCTCCGCCGGATCCAGCATGCGAATGGTGACGCCGTTCTCGATGAGCGCATCCAGCACCTTGATCATCTCCGGAATACCGAGCAGCGAATCCTCGGATGGCTGCGCGTCGCTCGATTTTCCGTCCGTTCCATGACCGTTGGGATCCCGCTGCGCGTGGAGCACCGCCACATTGGGGCACCCTTTGCCGCCTTTGCGCGCGTGGGTCGACCGGAGCGCCTCCCCGATGAGGTGCCGTGTGCGCGGCACGCTGCGCATTGGATGCCGTTGCGACAGGGTGCGCATGATGGGCATTTCGGCGAACGTCTCGCAGAGCTCCTCGGTCTCGATCACCCCGGCCGGCACCGGATTGTATTCGACGAAGCGAATCACCCCATCGGCCCCGATGAACCCATCGAGCCGGCCCAAAAGCTCGGTCGGCTCCCCCGGATCGAGCTGCACCAGCGCCTCCTCCTCCGGGGTGAGCGCGAGCAGCTCTCGAAACGCCGCATCTTTCGCGAGACGGCGCGCGACCACCGTGAGCCCCCGCGCGACGAGGGTGGCCGCGCGCATCACCTGGGCATAGAGCGCGCTGGTCATGAAGAAGGGCCGCAGGACGTTGCACACCGGGCGGC contains these protein-coding regions:
- a CDS encoding GNAT family N-acetyltransferase yields the protein MGSVDPCTYTLSSNESVLVRTAAPDDAAGIIHVMKDVFEERDYHLSVPDDFKGTEEEQQAWIQKFIDDPGKLMLVAEKDGVVVAVLEFENDYRQRMKHRGTVWISILRDMRSRDLGTALGISGWRWVQNNPLIEKVYMHVLHTNTRSLGLCKKMGFVEEARLHHDVKLGPGQYADVVILSQHARPHELAQVPPVTAPSPARENGAVEKHA
- a CDS encoding nitronate monooxygenase, whose protein sequence is MSPSEKLCRRFGIRLPIVQAPIGRVASPELASAVTRAGGLGQLACTWDSPDDLRARIDATRALAKGPFAVNFVLDFPIEEKLALALDRGVPVVSFFWGVSEEHIARVHLAGGLALQTVGSVNEAILAAKAGADAIVAQGYEAGGHVRSNVSTFILVPRVVDAVGDIPVLAAGGIADARGVRAALALGAAGVWVGTRFLASTEADIHPVYQERIVSASEEDTVYSELFDIGWPNAPLRTLRNSTVRAWEEAGRPLSPHRPGEGQIIGKRASGADMLRYDFGSPTRLATGETEAMAHYAGQGVGLVRAVRSAADIVEELAAGLATS
- a CDS encoding M20/M25/M40 family metallo-hydrolase gives rise to the protein MGAAARPRAWVVALALGVLLAAVWVSARPPAPVAEDAPAADFSAMRARAVLERLVGNGVPHPTGSEANARVREAIVAELTQLGYAPEVTARFVCGKFRSCATVRNVVARLEGRETGKAVMLASHYDSEDAAPGAADDGAGVAAMLEIARAVRVGPAPRRPVLFLFDEGEEDGLLGAQAFVDHDARARDVGAVVNFEARGTSGASLLFEMRGGSGWLADSYRRARRPRTSSLFAAIYELLPNDTDLTVFAAKGIPGVNFGIIGEPTRYHTPLDDLAHLDVASLQHHGDNGLSMLRALAEADLEAPPASAAVFFDVLGTYVIAWPQRWALPLSGVVALATALGAGLALRKGSVRKGDLGRGALAWVAGVLGAPLAAGALAMCGVAPRLWDAHPAPFLVGSVVLGMASPFVAARALFRAAEDGAPSAEGAQTASSWWGAAMGASALAVAVSVALPGASYLFALPAAAAACVALATRGAIHRWPTTAIAAPVLAAGLAWFPVLLVLYDALGTPAGAAIACGVAFVLAPAAMLAAGLAQPTARIAAAGALGASVAAAVVAAVLPHESPAAPESVLVTWHEDGDTGRARWLVAPESDDRLASAIRSAAPFGPRAENPFPWSTRRAFVADAPAQMQTHLPPPAVTIVDRHLEGHRQRVSLHIASARGARELALYAAPSASIASMSVQGTTVPTRDARARTAEGWLALTVQGSGPEGATVELVLEGDADTRLIVADRTPGLPAGNSPAQARTASEVTVDDADSTFVTRNVILPRTARAQLEELEP
- a CDS encoding MATE family efflux transporter; its protein translation is MMDTEARAPARAQTLWSAFVEALRGSEQDFTEGSIGRAVFLLAVPMVAEMIMESVFALVDIFFVSKLGADAVAVVGITESILILFYAVALGLAMASAATVARRVGEKDPDGAAVAAVQSIALGLAVAAVLGVGGAVLAPELLGLLGASGAVVRAGSAYASIMLGGNVTILLLYLINAIFRGVGDAAVAMRVLWLANLANIVLCPCFIFGWGPFPELGVNGAAIATNIGRGSGILLQFILLARGSERIRIRRAHVRVHPRAMSNLLRLGASGALQVGISTASWIGLVRIITTFGSAAVAGYTIGIRLIVFALFPSVGLGNAAATLVGQNLGARKPERAERSVWVTSFFNMLLLGTVGVVFLTFTDPIIRLFTSELDVIGYGTDCLRIGTYGLLFYAFGIILEQAFNGAGDIWTPTCINLGCFWLFEIPTAYVLTHHLGMGPKGVFVSIAAAFSLFSVVAAVLFRGGRWKAQRV